In the Helianthus annuus cultivar XRQ/B chromosome 11, HanXRQr2.0-SUNRISE, whole genome shotgun sequence genome, one interval contains:
- the LOC110888816 gene encoding uncharacterized protein LOC110888816, translating to MDFPTDSTFPMDSDSESSSDNETLKYFVSVYNELESSSSRPKKKIVNRDRTIDGESHNYVLRPCPRKRGANKEDKRGYNLRVASWNVGSLSSKLLELVDVLKRRKVQIACLQETRWKGHRGAECNGYKLWYSGSDGAKNGVGLLVASELHKNVVEVIRYNDRIMMLRLVIGEEVMAVICAYAPHVGLGDRENIEFWDCLDVVLRAIPREERIFIGGDFNGHIGKDSDGFQAVHGGFGFGDRNEPGRDLLEFAVAHDLGIMNSFFKKRVSHLIIFSSGGRNTQIDYLLMRREDRRWWRDCKVIPGETTVTQHHLLVADLRLRRKLSERERKGRPRIRWGSLKGDKITVFRDKVIPMTADSVGRDANRMWEAMATTITQVAVETLGVTTGMTSGHKDTWWWSEDVQIKIRDKQESFRDLLTCTVEEERLRLKERYKKAKREAKKAVVEAKNTAYKKMYDRLETKEGEHAMFRIAKARERRKQDLGVVKFIKGEDGHVLVREQDIKLRWQTYFRNLFNGGKEAEEESDHNNIQGRQRNNCYCRSITMGEVRTTLKKMGRAKAVGPDNIPIEVWKCFGEDGVRWLASLFNVIFKFGKIPDQWRSSVVVPLYKNKGDAQCCGNYRGIKLLSHTMKLWERVIETRIRKETQVTVNQFGFMPGRSTTEAIHILRRLMEKYREKKRDLHMVFIDLEKAYDSVPRRLIWESLEDRGVPGKHIDLIRGMYDRTVTTVRAPVGYTESFPVEIGLHQGSALSPFLFAVVLDELSKSIQETVPWCMLFADDIVLVAETRQTLNARLEEWRAVLEGNGLRISRSKTEYLYCNFGGADDNEDPQLTIEGQVVPQMTKFKYLGSFVQRDGEIDSDVYHRIQAGWCRWRAATGILCDRRFPTKLKGKFYRVALRPAMLYGTDCWAIKKTQARKMEVAEMRMLRWMCGHTRLDRIRNEVFREWLGVASISDKLKEERLRWFGHVKRRQLTEPVRVVETMTVEGRRSRGRPKLTWDERLRQDLVELHLSEDMVQDRSSWRRRIKVKDL from the exons ATGGATTTtcctacggattcgacgtttccgatggaCAGTGATAGCGAATCGTCTTCCGACAATGAAACGCTTaaatattttgtgtcggtgtataacgaactAGAATCAAGttcgtcccgcccaaagaagaagatagTGAATCGTGATC GAACCATAGACGGTGAGAGTCACAATTATGTCTTAAGACCGTGTCCACGAAAGAGGGGTGCTAATAAAGAGGACAAAAGAGGGTATAATTTACGTGTGGCTTCTTGGAATGTAGGATCTCTTAGTAGTAAGTTGCTAGAGTTAGTTGATGTGCTTAAAAGGCGTAAGGTACAAATAGCATGTCTTCAAGAAACTAGGTGGAAGGGGCATAGAGGGGCAGAATGCAATGGGTATAAGTTGTGGTATTCAGGGTCGGATGGCGCTAAGAACGGAGTGGGTTTGCTAGTGGCTAGTGAACTGCATAAAAATGTTGTGGAAGTGATAAGGTACAACGATAGGATTATGATGTTAAGATTGGTAATAGGTGAGGAGGTAATGGCTGTGATTTGCGCCTATGCGCCTCACGTGGGATTAGGAGATCGGGAGAACATAGAGTTTTGGGATTGCTTAGATGTTGTACTGAGGGCCATACCTAGGGAGGAGAGAATTTTTATAGGAGGTGACTTTAACGGCCATATAGGTAAGGATAGTGATGGTTTTCAGGCGGTACACGGgggttttggttttggtgataGGAATGAGCCTGGTAGGGACCTTCTAGAGTTCGCAGTGGCCCACGACCTGGGTATTATGAACTCGTTTTTTAAGAAACGAGTTTCACATTTGATCATTTTTAGTAGCGGGGGGCGTAACACGCAAATAGACTACCTATTGATGAGGCGAGAAGATCGACGATGGTGGAGGGACTGCAAGGTTATACCAGGGGAGACAACAGTGACTCAACACCATTTGCTAGTAGCGGATTTACGTTTGAGAAGAAAACTGTCGGAGAGGGAGAGGAAAGGTCGACCTAGGATCCGATGGGGAAGCTTGAAGGGAGACAAGATTACAGTGTTTAGAGACAAGGTTATCCCTATGACAGCCGATTCGGTGGGAAGGGACGCAAACCGAATGTGGGAGGCTATGGCGACCACCATCACCCAGGTGGCAGTGGAGACACTAGGGGTGACAACAGGAATGACTAGCGGACATAAAGACACCTGGTGGTGGAGTGAGGATGTACAAATTAAGATAAGGGATAAACAAGAGAGTTTTAGGGATCTTTTGACGTGCACAGTCGAGGAAGAGCGATTGAGGTTGAAGGAGAGGTATAAAAAGGCCAAAAGAGAGGCAAAGAAGGCAGTGGTAGAGGCAAAGAACACAGCTTACAAGAAGATGTATGACCGCTTGGAGACGAAGGAAGGAGAGCATGCCATGTTCAGGATTGCCAAAGCTAGGGAGCGTAGAAAGCAGGATCTAGGTGTAGTGAAATTTATAAAGGGAGAAGATGGGCATGTCCTAGTAAGAGAACAAGACATTAAGCTGAGATGGCAAACCTACTTTCGTAATCTTTTCAATGGGGGAAAGGAAGCCGAAGAAGAAAGCGACCACAACAACATTCAAGGACGACAACGGAATAACTGCTATTGTCGGAGTATTACAATGGGAGAAGTAAGGACAACACTCAAGAAGATGGGAAGGGCTAAAGCTGTTGGTCCTGACAACATACCGATAGAGGTGTGGAAGTGTTTCGGAGAGGATGGAGTTCGATGGCTAGCTAGTTTGTTTAATGTTATTTTCAAATTTGGAAAAATCCCGGACCAGTGGAGGAGTAGTGTCGTAGTGCCCTTGTATAAGAACAAAGGAGATGCCCAGTGTTGTGGGAACTACAGAGGAATCAAGTTACTAAGCCACACTATGAAACTATGGGAGCGGGTAATTGAGACTAGGATTAGAAAAGAAACTCAGGTTACGGTAAACCAGTTTGGTTTCATGCCAGGGCGCTCAACGACTGAAGCGATCCATATTCTACGGAGACTAATGGAAAAGTACAGGGAGAAGAAGCGAGACCTACATATGGTGTTCATTGACCTTGAAAAGGCATATGATAGTGTGCCACGTAGACTGATTTGGGAAAGCTTGGAGGATAGGGGAGTTCCTGGAAAGCATATAGACTTAATTAGGGGTATGTATGATAGGACTGTGACTACAGTCCGTGCGCCTGTAGGATATACAGAGTCTTTCCCCGTGGAAATAGGACTCCACCAAGGGTCCGCGTTGAGTCCATTTCTTTTTGCGGTGGTCTTGGATGAGCTGTCCAAGTCGATTCAAGAGACAGTTCCGTGGTGCATGCTTTTTGCCGACGATATAGTGTTGGTTGCTGAAACGAGACAAACCCTAAATGCGAGGCTAGAGGAATGGAGAGCAGTCCTAGAGGGCAATGGTTTAAGGATCAGCCGCTCAAAGACTGAATACCTCTATTGTAATTTCGGTGGTGCAGATGACAACGAGGACCCCCAGCTTACCATTGAGGGTCAAGTGGTCCCACAAATGACTAAGTTCAAGTACTTAGGATCGTTTGTGCAAAGGGACGGGGAGATAGACAGTGACGTATACCACCGCATCCAGGCTGGTTGGTGTAGGTGGAGAGCAGCCACTGGGATTTTGTGTGATAGGAGGTTCCCAACAAAATTAAAGGGAAAATTTTATAGGGTAGCACTTAGACCGGCTATGTTATACGGGACAGATTGTTGGGCCATCAAGAAAACACAAGCACGTAAGATGGAGGTAGCGGAGATGAGGATGTTGAGGTGGATGTGTGGCCACACGAGGTTAGACCgaataagaaatgaggtttttagggaaTGGTTAGGAGTGGCTAGTATATCAGACAAATTAAAAGAGgagagattgagatggtttgggcatgtgaagaggaGACAATTGACAGAAccagttagagtagtggaaacCATGACAGTGGAAGGAAGGAGGAGTAGAGGCAGGCCCAAGTTGACTTGGGATGAACGACTTAGGCAAGATTTGGTAGAGTTGCACCTCTCCGAGGACATGGTTCAGGATAGGAGctcgtggagacgtaggattaaggttaaggacttgTAG